In Erigeron canadensis isolate Cc75 chromosome 1, C_canadensis_v1, whole genome shotgun sequence, a single window of DNA contains:
- the LOC122593988 gene encoding protein NLP7-like, whose product MALCATKQLFVSQFEPQSNSCSDIDVVVPPDPLVIRAKIKSAFSKIDKSCLNGVIQFWEPVKQQRGRRLLTTSGQPFIYGDPVVNYRRYRILSTLYRYNIDDYDKVMSYSTNVVVDANLDCRKGWAPLVDIALGNELTSYIILPVFYPHSSSSCVGVVECFVEPVGFFGIFQDLKQALKSSGLSTFSVQQFPLYKNTPCLKHVTHEISEVLEMVCESHGLAAAQVWISNGNEDHVPSKIYLEGTQNKPFFAARLVGYCADPDVDPPLYSVEGYYDICDTLPLEIGQGLVGKTLQTHTPHFCTNIYEESVMEKIWGKKVSDNLLPAAEFCSCLAICLRSTDTGDDVDYVFEFLWNQRRNYLILLESLFLTLKRCLPSFKFASGSELGDELSVLDVENSTGSGTGFFNILEGNRFSPVPKALEEAWIRVQEDCISSSNVLNSIPLQRKDPKQLERSLNEATKNPTGLQRPNLLKRKLSDMCESQGESKEDNRTTQDVLCVEIEYADGMFKFNLPTLLATVMVFKNQIKELCKLSPGSYKLKYLDEDGEWILMNSDEHVMDCIRSSRSVNGTNIRLRVLPLAQ is encoded by the exons GATAAATCTTGTTTAAACGGCGTTATACAGTTCTGGGAACCCGTAAAACAACAGAGGGGGAGACGCCTGCTCACGACTTCTGGTCAACCTTTTATATATGGAGACCCTGTCGTAAATTATCGAAGATATAGGATACTCTCCACGTTATACCGATATAATATCgatgattatgataaagttATGAGTTATAGTACTA ACGTTGTTGTGGATGCGAATCTTGATTGCCGAAAAGGGTGGGCTCCATTGGTTGATATTGCGTTGGGTAATGAATTGACCTCTTATATCATTCTTCCTGTGTTTTATCCTCACAGCTCTAGCTCTTGTGTCGGTGTTGTTGAGTGCTTTGTCGAGCCTGTTGGATTTTTTGGAATTTTCCAAGACCTCAAACAAGCACTAAAG AGTTCTGGTCTGAGTACGTTTTCTGTACAACAATTTCCGTTATACAAG AATACACCTTGTCTCAAACACGTCACACATGAAATTTCCGAAGTATTAGAGATGGTTTGTGAATCACATGGCTTGGCTGCTGCTCAAGTTTGGATCTCTAATGGGAATGAGGATCATGTGCCCTCTAAAATTTATTTGGAGGGTACTCAAAATAAACCATTTTTTGCCGCCAGATTGGTTGGTTATTGTGCTGATCCGGATGTTGACCCTCCTTTGTATTCCGTTGAAGGTTATTATGACATATGTGATACGCTTCCTTTGGAAATCGGGCAGGGACTTGTTGGGAAGACACTTCAAACTCATACACCTCACTTCTGTACAAATATCTATGAGGAGAGTGTTATGGAGAAAATATGGGGTAAGAAGGTGTCAGATAATTTACTCCCTGCCGCTGAATTTTGTAGCTGTCTTGCTATATGCTTGAGGAGCACTGACACTGGAGATGACGTCGATTATGTGTTTGAATTCTTATGGAACCAAAGGCGAAACTATCTAATCTTGCTGGAGTCACTATTTTTAACACTAAAGAGATGTTTGCCAAGTTTTAAGTTTGCTTCTGGCTCTGAACTTGGCGATGAATTATCTGTTCTAGATGTTGAGAATTCTACAGGGAGTGGAACAGGATTTTTCAATATTCTGGAAGGAAACAGATTCTCACCAGTACCTAAAGCATTGGAAGAAGCTTGGATACGAGTCCAAGAGGACTGCATATCTTCTTCAAATGTGCTGAATTCAATCCCATTACAGCGCAAGGACCCTAAACAACTTGAAAGATCTCTCAATGAAGCTACAAAGAATCCCACTG GGTTGCAACGACCAAACCTTTTGAAGAGGAAGTTAAGTGACATGTGTGAGAGTCAAGGTGAATCAAAAGAAGATAACAGAACAACTCAAGATGTCTTGTGCGTTGAAATAGAGTATGCAGATGGCATGTTCAAATTCAACCTCCCAACCTTATTAGCAACAGTTATGGTTTTTAAGAACCAAATCAAGGAGTTATGTAAGTTAAGTCCCGGATCTTACAAGCTTAAgtacttggatgaagatggagaATGGATCTTAATGAATTCTGATGAACATGTAATGGATTGCATTAGAAGTAGTAGAAGTGTAAACGGTACTAATATCCGGCTGCGAGTGCTACCAT